One Setaria italica strain Yugu1 chromosome I, Setaria_italica_v2.0, whole genome shotgun sequence DNA window includes the following coding sequences:
- the LOC105914270 gene encoding uncharacterized protein LOC105914270 — protein MARQSSSTTRGVGGDPKLSAPCPKYTKVVRNGVVVEMEVIPVGGDGEVPNARPFVKPPRVVETATCGTMVREKKSARRAGADEQFSLPSPKRTKVTRDGVKTISVEPALGTLRKRMAAELDALHALLRKAELLSSGNNGRSMAAAEPRSEAPAEASIKTPPAQRTKVSTPAKIVEFESAEDKNEFVDICGGVSPAVPVEKAGESGNSPTSSSDSGSSSSSDSDSDSDSGSSSSSDSDSDSESDSDPNETVDIPVPLPQAVLPQENGTSVQPAPEPASEVVQRTEPEKHSKTDLIAKAKIRRQLLEMGRAVLPDESIHARDLRRLCIAEYGRPGIMQRLGLFLKADA, from the coding sequence ATGGCGCGGCAGTCATCGTCGACGACCCGCGGAGTCGGCGGCGATCCGAAGCTCTCCGCGCCCTGCCCGAAGTACACCAAGGTCGTCCGTaatggcgtcgtcgtcgagaTGGAGGTCATTCctgtcggcggcgacggcgaggtgccCAACGCCCGCCCGTTCGTCAAGCCGCCGCGGGTCGTCGAAACCGCTACTTGTGGCACGATGGTGCGCGAGAAGAAGTcggctcgccgcgccggcgcagACGAGCAGTTCTCGTTGCCCAGTCCGAAGCGTACCAAGGTGACCCGCGACGGCGTCAAGACGATCTCCGTCGAGCCTGCACTGGGAACCCTTCGGAAGAGGATGGCCGCGGAGCTCGACGCCCTCCACGCCCTCCTGAGGAAGGCGGAGCTCTTGTCCAGCGGCAACAACGGGcggtccatggccgccgccgagccacgatCGGAAGCGCCGGCGGAGGCTTCCATCAAGACGCCACCGGCGCAGCGGACGAAGGTTTCTACTCCCGCGAAGATCGTTGAGTTCGAGAGCGCGGAGGACAAGAACGAGTTCGTCGACATCTGCGGCGGCGTCTCCCCTGCCGTTCCCGTTGAGAAGGCTGGCGAATCCGGCAATAGCCCGACCTCAAGCAGCGATTCTGGAAGCTCGTCTTCGAGCGATTCAGATTCAGACAGCGACTCCGGAAGCTCATCTTCGAGTGATTCAGATTCGGACAGCGAATCTGACAGCGATCCCAACGAGACCGTCGACATCCCGGTTCCACTTCCACAGGCGGTCCTTCCCCAGGAGAACGGAACATCTGTGCAGCCGGCACCGGAACCAGCATCGGAGGTGGTGCAGAGGACGGAACCAGAGAAGCACTCCAAGACCGATCTGATCGCCAAGGCGAAGATCCGACGGCAGCTTCTGGAGATGGGGAGGGCGGTGCTGCCCGACGAGAGCATCCACGCACGGGACCTGCGGCGCCTGTGCATCGCCGAGTATGGCCGTCCCGGCATCATGCAACGGCTCGGACTCTTCCTCAAGGCCGACGCGTAG
- the LOC101758152 gene encoding uncharacterized protein LOC101758152 codes for MAKFNVVQKNKRQWKQDRKRAAHGEPGTGKLKQRTAPISMSGKRKRKIERRLNRDQKEAAMIKALENNMGDVDMVSAEESSEAAKGKSQVKVSVKKSSRIQIKRLKGKGRKKAKNAKPPTKGKVDAMVE; via the exons atggcCAAGTTCAACGTGGTGCAGAAGAACAAGCGCCAGTGGAAGCAGGACCGCAAGCGCGCCGCGCATGGGGAGCCCGGCACCGGCAAGCTCAAGCAGCGGACCGCGCCCATCTCCATGTCCGGCAAGCGGAAGCGCAAGATCGAGCGCCGCCTCAACCGG GATCAGAAAGAGGCTGCGATGATTAAGGCTCTCGAGAACAACATGGGGGATGTCGACATGGTCTCTGCTGAAG AGTCTTCAGAAGCTGCAAAGGGCAAGTCTCAAGTGAAGGTCAGTGTGAAGAAAAGCTCCAGGATACAGATCAAAAGATTAAAAGGCAAAG GTAGAAAGAAAGCCAAAAATGCAAAGCCGCCTACAAAGGGCAAAGTTGACGCCATGGTAGAATGA
- the LOC101758563 gene encoding histone-lysine N-methyltransferase SETD1A produces the protein MPAGGMKPLYSAPGHLRGVLARDPSVCLAAVEVFSFSVPTRKRTKRTRNHVEAEAEVLTVGGEKPVDPALDRLHKRMALELEALRELLRKAELIPRRPACKGSAAPAGGKSKRLLAPEPRMEAGGKTPSLKKRKVSPLLEQKHDQKQRKAPRMSPDEREQLAGRLASLAAVPDQIVEFLQQQFGSDADPQGEIEIDIHSVEESVLFELKARLDKLAEERLAADIVVPEQGDEDVDICAGSDSDSDSSSSSSDSDESSSGSGSGSESDSDEGVDGPAPPAVLPGENGAPVQPPREPAPEAAQSTNPMSVSGDGGGCTAPPALLPETAQPPPHRASEVAQSAEPKKKVQDVQRAAAPKAAVCLPSVLFRAKVRRELLKMERAVPPDESINQRDLRRLCIAEYGRPSVMRQLGLFLIKADA, from the coding sequence ATGCCCGCCGGCGGCATGAAGCCCTTGTACTCCGCGCCGGGGCACCTCCGCGGCGTGCTGGCGCGAGACCCCTCGGTTTGCCTCGCCGCGGTCGAGGTGTTCTCCTTCTCCGTGCCCACGCGGAAGCGCACCAAGCGCACCCGCAACCACGTCGAGGCTGAGGCGGAGGTTCTAACCGTCGGCGGCGAGAAGCCCGTCGACCCTGCGCTTGATCGCCTCCACAAGCGGATGGCTCTGGAGCTCGAGGCCCTACGCGAACTCCTGAGGAAGGCTGAGCTCATACCCCGCAGACCGGCATGCAAGGGCAGCGCGGCACCCGCCGGCGGCAAGAGCAAGCGGCTCCTGGCCCCCGAACCACGGATGGAGGCTGGCGGCAAGACGCCGTCgctgaagaagaggaaggttTCGCCCCTGCTGGAGCAGAAGCATGATCAGAAGCAGAGGAAGGCGCCACGGATGTCGCCTGATGAGAGGGAGCAGCTCGCCGGTCGCCTGGCCTCGCTGGCCGCGGTGCCGGACCAGATCGTGGAGTTTCTGCAGCAGCAGTTCGGCAGCGACGCCGATCCCCAAGGTGAGATCGAGATCGACATCCACTCGGTGGAAGAATCTGTGTTGTTCGAGTTGAAGGCTCGGCTTGACAAGCTCGCCGAGGAACGCCTCGCCGCGGACATCGTCGTCCCGGAGCAGGGGGACGAGGACGTCGACATCTGTGCCGGGTCTGATTCGGACTCGGACAGCAGTAGCTCAAGCAGTGATTCCGATGAGAGCAGCTCGGGCAGCGGTTCCGGTAGCGAGAGCGACTCCGACGAGGGCGTAGACGGGCCAGCTCCACCGGCGGTTCTTCCCGGGGAGAACGGCGCCCCTGTGCAGCCGCCGCGTGAGCCAGCACCAGAGGCCGCGCAGAGCACCAATCCGATGAGcgtctccggcgacggcggtggctgTACAGCTCCACCGGCTCTTCTTCCTGAGACTGCACAACCGCCGCCGCATCGGGCATCGGAGGTGGCGCAGAGCGCTGAACCGAAGAAGAAAGTCCAAGACGtccagcgcgccgccgcgcctaAGGCGGCGGTTTGCTTGCCCAGCGTGCTCTTCAGGGCGAAGGTCCGCCGGGAGCTGCTGAAGATGGAGAGGGCGGTGCCGCCCGACGAGAGCATTAACCAACGGGACCTGCGGCGCCTGTGCATCGCCGAATATGGCCGCCCCAGCGTCATGCGGCAGCTCGGGCTCTTCCTGATCAAGGCCGACGCGTAG
- the LOC101783019 gene encoding acetylajmalan esterase: MARIVLAALVALLLIVGPCHARPAPQQAAKEKAVADGITAIYNFGDSLSDTGNLLREGATGMLQYTTGPPYGSAIGGATGRCSDGYLMIDYLAKDLGLPLLSPYLDKGADFTHGVNFAVAGATALDAAALARRGVAVPHTNTSLAVQLQQFKDFMSANTRSPQEIREKLARSLVMVGEIGGNDYNYAFSENRPVAGGARNFYNFGRMATGVVEAMALVPDVVRSVTDAARELLDMGATRLEIPGNFPLGCVPSYMSAANETDPAAYDANGCLMSLNLFAQMHNVLLQQEIRELRRSYPSATIAYGDYFYAYVQMLRDAGKTGFDEGAVTKACCGAGGGAYNFDMERMCGAPGATVCARPDERISWDGVHLTQRAYRVMTDLLYHKGFASPAPVEFPRT, encoded by the coding sequence ATGGCTCGCATCGTGCTCGCCGCGTTGGTGGCGCTGCTCCTCATCGTCGGCCCGTGCCACGCAAGGCCGGCACCGCAACAGGCGGCGAAGGAgaaggcggtggcggacggCATCACGGCCATCTACAACTTCGGCGACTCCCTGTCCGACACCGGGAACCTGCTCCGCGAAGGCGCCACCGGCATGCTCCAGTACACCACGGGCCCTCCCTACGGCTCCGCCATCGGCGGCGCCACGGGCCGGTGCTCCGACGGGTACCTCATGATAGACTATCTTGCCAAGGACCTCGGCTTGCCGCTGCTCAGCCCGTACCTCGACAAGGGCGCCGACTTCACCCACGGCGTGAacttcgccgtcgccggtgcCACCGCcctcgacgcggcggcgctcgcgagGAGAGGGGTCGCTGTCCCGCACACCAACACCTCCCTGGCCGTCCAGCTGCAGCAGTTCAAGGACTTCATGAGCGCCAACACCCGTTCCCCGCAGGAGATCCGCGAGAAGCTGGCCCGGTCGCTGGTCATGGTGGGCGAGATCGGCGGGAACGATTACAACTACGCCTTCTCGGAGAAcaggccggtggccggcggcgcgcgcaaCTTCTACAACTTCGGGCGCATGGCGACTGGAGTGGTCGAGGCGATGGCGCTCGTCCCGGACGTGGTGCGGTCCGTCACGGACGCGGCCAGGGAGCTCCTCGACATGGGCGCGACGCGGCTGGAAATCCCGGGAAACTTCCCACTGGGATGCGTGCCGAGCTACATGTCCGCCGCGAACGAGACGGACCCGGCGGCCTACGACGCCAACGGCTGCCTCATGTCGCTCAACCTGTTCGCCCAGATGCACAACGTGCTGCTGCAGCAGGAAATCCGCGAGCTGCGCCGGTCGTATCCGAGCGCCACTATCGCCTACGGCGACTACTTCTACGCGTACGTGCAGATGCTGAGGGACGCCGGCAAGACGGGGTTCGACGAGGGTGCGGTGACCAAGGCGTGctgcggcgccggtggcggcgcgtaCAACTTCGACATGGAGCGGATGTGCGGTGCGCCGGGCGCCACGGTGTGCGCTAGGCCGGACGAGCGCATCAGCTGGGACGGCGTGCACCTGACACAGCGCGCGTACAGGGTCATGACCGACTTGCTCTACCACAAGGGCTTCGCGTCCCCGGCGCCGGTAGAGTTCCCGCGTACCTGA